The Chrysemys picta bellii isolate R12L10 chromosome 12, ASM1138683v2, whole genome shotgun sequence genome has a segment encoding these proteins:
- the LOC101933124 gene encoding C-type lectin domain family 2 member D-like isoform X1 — protein MESAAGATESEASLQLVSCIGCSGHLETGGEPEPHWYYKKHTVPVAVVFLGLIIAVIVLAVMLSKCPSAALGPCCPACPDDWVGYQGKCYYFSKAKGNWNHSQTHCSSLGASLVAIDTLQDLDFLLRYKGKSDHWIGLRRDPGQPWKWANGTEFNKLFPIGGGGEGDCAYLTEDSVSSLRCTSERHWICTKPHAFTKATGADKSIVEISPEKT, from the exons ATGGAGTCAGCAGCTGGGGCCACTGAGAGCGAAGCGTCACTGCAGCTGGTGTCCTGTATTGGTTGTAGTGGACACCTGGAGACTGGTGGGGAGCCAG AACCCCATTGGTACTACAAGAAACATACAGTCCCCGTCGCAGTTGTGTTCTTGGGTCTCATCATCGCTGTTATTGTCCTGGCAG TGATGTTATCTAAGTGTCCTTCAGCTGCTCTGGGCCCCTGCTGCCCTGCGTGCCCAGACGACTGGGTCGGATACCAAGGGAAATGCTACTATTTCTCCAAGGCCAAAGGGAACTGGAACCACAGCCAGACACACTGCTCCTCCCTTGGTGCCTCCCTGGTTGCGATCGACACCCTGCAGGACCTG GATTTCCTGCTGCGCTATAAAGGCAAATCCGACCACTGGATCGGCCTCCGGAGGGACCCGGGGCAGCCCTGGAAATGGGCCAATGGCACCGAATTCAACAAGCT GTTTCcgataggaggaggaggagaaggtgacTGCGCGTATCTGACTGAGGATAGTGTCAGCAGCTTGCGATGCACCAGCGAGAGACATTGGATCTGCACCAAACCTCATGCGTTTACAAAGGCGACGGGGGCTGATAAGAGTATTGTGGAAATTAGCCCTGAAAAAACCTGA
- the LOC101933124 gene encoding early activation antigen CD69-like isoform X2 produces MESAAGATESEASLQLVSCIGCSGHLETGGEPEPHWYYKKHTVPVAVVFLGLIIAVIVLAVMLSKCPSAALGPCCPACPDDWVGYQGKCYYFSKAKGNWNHSQTHCSSLGASLVAIDTLQDLDFLLRYKGKSDHWIGLRRDPGQPWKWANGTEFNKL; encoded by the exons ATGGAGTCAGCAGCTGGGGCCACTGAGAGCGAAGCGTCACTGCAGCTGGTGTCCTGTATTGGTTGTAGTGGACACCTGGAGACTGGTGGGGAGCCAG AACCCCATTGGTACTACAAGAAACATACAGTCCCCGTCGCAGTTGTGTTCTTGGGTCTCATCATCGCTGTTATTGTCCTGGCAG TGATGTTATCTAAGTGTCCTTCAGCTGCTCTGGGCCCCTGCTGCCCTGCGTGCCCAGACGACTGGGTCGGATACCAAGGGAAATGCTACTATTTCTCCAAGGCCAAAGGGAACTGGAACCACAGCCAGACACACTGCTCCTCCCTTGGTGCCTCCCTGGTTGCGATCGACACCCTGCAGGACCTG GATTTCCTGCTGCGCTATAAAGGCAAATCCGACCACTGGATCGGCCTCCGGAGGGACCCGGGGCAGCCCTGGAAATGGGCCAATGGCACCGAATTCAACAAGCTGTGA